The DNA sequence GCTACCGCCCCCTAGACACAATTTCTATATTTGTGCCCAATGAAATTACCTATCGTTTGCATAATTGGACGTCCGAACGTCGGAAAGTCCTCCCTCTTCAACCGCATTCTTGGCCGCCGTGCTGCCGTGGTGAGCGACCGCGATGGTGTTACCCGCGACCGTCATTACCAGAATGCGATTTACAAGGGTCACGAATTTACAGTCGTCGATACGGGTGGATTCTTGCCTGATGATTCTATCGACGTCTTGGCGGACAGTGTCCGTACCCAGATTTTCAACGCTGTGAACGAAGCCGACCTCGTGCTCTTCATGGTTGATATCCGCGTGGGCATTACCAAGCTCGACCAGCAGTTTGCGCGCCTCATTCGCAAGCTCGATAAGAAGGTCATCCTCGTCGCAAACAAGAGCGAATTGCAGGGCGACCGCCAGGAAAGCTACGAATTTTTGAAGCTTGGCTTTGGCCAGCCGCGTACGGTCAGTGCCCTGACCGGCTACGCTTGCCTCTCGCTCTTGGACGAAGTGGTCTCCGTGCTCCCGACGCCGGTGCGTGGCGAACGCCGCGAAGAACGCCCGGTGCGTTTTGCTATTCTCGGCCGCCCGAATGCTGGCAAGAGCACACTCCTCAACCGCCTGTTGAACGAAGACCGCGCCGTGGTTTCCGACATTCCGGGAACGACCCGCGATTCCATCGACTGTGACTTTGTCGTTGACGGACAAAAGTTTGTCGTTACCGATACCGCAGGCCTTCGCAAAAAGGCCCGCGTCGAAGACGAAGTGGAAGTCTTCAGCAACATGCGTACGCTCGAAAGCATCCGCCGTTCTGACCTGTCCGTGCTCGTCGTCGATTGCACTCGCGGCATGGAAATCCAGGACTACCGCATCATCACGGAAATCCGCAAGGCCGGTAAGGGCCTCGTCGTCGTGCTGAACAAGTGGGATATCCTCCCGAACAAGAACGACAAGTCCTTCGATCACATGGTCAAGGAACTCCTCGAACGCGAACCGATGCTTGAATTTGTACCGATTCTCTCGATCAGTGCCAAGGAAGGCCAGCGCGTAGGCCGCGTGATTCAGGCTATCCAGACCGTCTATGCCAACTGCCGTCGTGTGCTTGGCCGTGACCGCGTTGCCGAAAGCTTTGCGAACTTCTTGCAAGAAAAGGCTCCTCCGAGCCACAACGGCCGTGTGGTCATGCTTACTCGCGCCTGCCAGATCATGGTGGAACCGCCGGTCATCGACATCGAAACCCGCACGCCGGAACTTGTCGACGAATCGTACAAGCGCTACTTGCTCAAAAAGTTTTATGACGAATTCCAGTTGCAGGGCGCTCCGCTCCGCCTGAATTTCGATAGAAAGTTAACCCTCAGAAAGGATGAAGAACTTGAACAGTTTACTGAGTCTTCCAATAGCGTACTTGCTGGGGTCGATCCCCAGCGCCATATGGATCGCAAAACTCGCGAAAGGTAAGAATTTTGATATTCGTGACTACGGCTCCAAGAATGCGGGCCTCACGAATACATTCCGTGTGCTCGGCTGGAAGCCAGCTCTCCCGGTCGTGTTCATGGACCTTTTGAAGGGCTTCTTTGGACCGTTTATCGCTCAAAAAATGTGCGAAGCACAGGTCGCCGCTGGCGGTGCCGATTACAGTGCTTGGGTGCCGCTTGTTGCTGGCCTCCTCGTGATTCTCGGTCACAGCTTCACTTGCTTTGCCGGTTTCCGCGGTGGTAAGGGCGTGCTCGCTGCGCTTGGCGTGTTCCTCGCCATTTCACCGCTCACGGTTCTTTGCGCATTTGCCCTCTGGATTCTCCTCACGGTCACCACGAAGTACGTCTCCGTCGGTAGCATCTTTGGGTGCGGGCTTCTCGGCGCACTTTCTGTGTTTGGCTATGTCTGCCCGGAATACTACTTCGAAAGCATCAATCTTGGCCAGATGATTCTCGCCGTGATTGTCGCCGTGTTCGTCATCGTGAAGCACAAGTCGA is a window from the Fibrobacter sp. UWB4 genome containing:
- the der gene encoding ribosome biogenesis GTPase Der; the protein is MKLPIVCIIGRPNVGKSSLFNRILGRRAAVVSDRDGVTRDRHYQNAIYKGHEFTVVDTGGFLPDDSIDVLADSVRTQIFNAVNEADLVLFMVDIRVGITKLDQQFARLIRKLDKKVILVANKSELQGDRQESYEFLKLGFGQPRTVSALTGYACLSLLDEVVSVLPTPVRGERREERPVRFAILGRPNAGKSTLLNRLLNEDRAVVSDIPGTTRDSIDCDFVVDGQKFVVTDTAGLRKKARVEDEVEVFSNMRTLESIRRSDLSVLVVDCTRGMEIQDYRIITEIRKAGKGLVVVLNKWDILPNKNDKSFDHMVKELLEREPMLEFVPILSISAKEGQRVGRVIQAIQTVYANCRRVLGRDRVAESFANFLQEKAPPSHNGRVVMLTRACQIMVEPPVIDIETRTPELVDESYKRYLLKKFYDEFQLQGAPLRLNFDRKLTLRKDEELEQFTESSNSVLAGVDPQRHMDRKTRER
- the plsY gene encoding glycerol-3-phosphate 1-O-acyltransferase PlsY — its product is MLGSIPSAIWIAKLAKGKNFDIRDYGSKNAGLTNTFRVLGWKPALPVVFMDLLKGFFGPFIAQKMCEAQVAAGGADYSAWVPLVAGLLVILGHSFTCFAGFRGGKGVLAALGVFLAISPLTVLCAFALWILLTVTTKYVSVGSIFGCGLLGALSVFGYVCPEYYFESINLGQMILAVIVAVFVIVKHKSNIKRLLNGTENGFGSKRKK